CAGGTCCAGATTTGAAGAAAGCCCAGTCTCCAAACGCTTTGCATTTAGTTTTTGGAACCAACAACTGATCTTTGTTGCCTACTGCCTTGAATGACACATATCACTGTGTATTATCGTCATAGGTACAGCTGTATGAATGTTTGTTAGATGTTTATCAACTACTTTAAATAGTCCTGATGCATACATTTGAAACAATGCTGGTCCGAGGCAACTGCCCTGAGGTACTCCCATGAAAACAGTCAGACATATATTGTTTAATCATAACCCTTTGTTGTCTCTCATCTACCGGTAGGTAggatttaaggaggctcgaaatagtttctccttttttcaaacaaataagcATATTCTGTTTTTAGACCTGTACAGTTACTACGAGTAACTTTTAGGACCTTGACGTCACAAGCGAGCGATGAGCCCGCCAAAATCTACAAATGGTAACGGTTAAATTCAAACTCGTGACCGTTTCCagttaaatgacgtcaaacccTGAAAAGTAACCCTTGGAAACGaagcaagttgcccttgacaacatggtaactttaacgctgaaactttggcaccaaacttccctagtgtcaTATTCAACTGAGAACCGAAGTAGGGTAATCATAttaagacgaaatttggccagggtattaagtagcCATcacagatttctcacatcacattttactccaaaataacgttaccatggcaacgttattgggcatttctttgagccttcccattcagcgttaccagataatgttagaaataatctctaaaatatttaaaattcaacaaatctgtagttcagtttttcagaagattaaattttttcaaatgtgtcgcttatttcttttttcacctacagaatttttttaaatttttaaattcaccgaccagaagcagagataattaagccaataaagttgcaaaatcaggaaaaatgagggggttacaagattgGCACAAATTTTTCCAACATccttgtttagtttgtttagctcatttctctgtgcttgctatcaataaaactgttttttaaaatatatttatggcaccaagagatatttgaagttctgttttatcgttAATCTATCATTTTTCTCTGAGCTTTGCAAACGGAGTGCTTTTCTCAGCTATAAGTTAATTGCAACTGTGACAGTGCGACATAGAGCGCGTAGAAAGACTTTTTGCAAAGAGAgttcattttcagaaaaaaaacagaaaaaataaatacattatttaCCAGCTTAGGTGGGTACatatagagaaaaactgtgccctcggcCTTGAGTACGTCCCTCGGCCTGTGGCCTCGGGCCGTACCCAAGACCTCacgcacagtttttccctatacggaacTCCCAGCTGGTGAATAACATGTATATATTAAGAGCGATATTTCTGGTACAGTTACTGTGAAACTTGTTAGATTTGGGGGaggaaaagaaataataaaagtaaagTTATGTAATGATGCAGATGTAACTTTTGAAGGTAAGATTTCACTCTTCTGTTTACTTTACAGCCAGCTCATGCTCCTCCGCCTACTGGATACTACCCACGCACCCCTGCCGGAGCCTTTCCTCCAGCTACAGGCGTTTTTCCAGGACCTTACCCTGGAGGACCTCCACCATATGAAGGCCCATATTTTGGTGCCGGACACCAACCCCCTGGTGGATCTGGCCATTTTCCAACCCACCCTGGACTTGGACCCCTTCAACCTCAGCTGAAAAGTGTTGTAAGTGTATATAATTCTTACTACATTCATTCGGCTTGGTTATACAAGACACCAACCACATAAAACCACACTGAGTGAGTTTTAGAAagagtattttttattttaagagCTTCAAGGGCAAGTTGTACCGGTAGTTTTATATAATAAgaaacaggccttctgatagggtgtgatgaaaaaatgcaaattctgcgattagaaaggccaattaggTGATAAATGTTgtaaattatgcaatttttttctgagcaattttaagctttttttcaaggtttcaggattaaaaaaacatgttttttaatactgccctaaagacattttgaacataaGGGAACagtaataagccatttccgagttcatgtccgcCTTTATATGCAAAGTgtaactaattaccatcacaaaaccttcgcacttagactcgctttgaggaggagaaaaatgtaaactcggaaatggcctattatgaATCTTGATCAACATTAGCtgggacaagtaaaaaaaatgaggtcttctgcactattggtgcaccactaaggacatagctaacatgccaaatgaatgatcaataattattaatattcctGTATGCTACGACTAGCTTCTTACAagtgctttgtttttgtgtgcagTATATATATTTCTAAACAGATTTGCTAATCTGAACAGAGGGCGAGTGTGTGTTACACAAATTGGCAACTCCTTAAGAATGAGACTCTTACCAGGCCCCCGACATGCAAAATAatgccttgaacttcgaatgtttacaaaattgaaggtaacaaaggttttttagccattttccatggtaaatcatctttaaaatggcgtatttatgcaagAACTCCTAAGAAagttgttgatttatgttttattttatgaattttgtgcgttcttttgtgaattatgtgATTTTTTGTGAATTGTGCGAACTGATGTGATTTGAGGttgattgtgcgaaatcgcaccatcgcataatatcagaaggcctgaagAAAGTTTTAGGTTGAAATTGTGTCATATGTATTTACAAATGTGGTTCATTGCTATGGTTGTGTTTCAAGGTTCTCCTCATGAGCATCTGCATTAGTGTACTGGGTGAGTCAACTGATTCTAGCAGGGTACCTAGTTCTAGAATCAATGGTCATTTGCAGTATGAAACACTCACTGGGCAAGTCACTAAAGTACCAGTGCTTGAAACAGCTAGCCTCTGTCTTCACTCACTTCTTGATTCCCACATGTAATCATTCCACAGCAACTACTACCATTATGTTGCACAGTTTATACCCTCCAGGgaggacattactaaacaaccaAACAGCGAAAcaacgaaacaccaaaacaccatgtatgaccccaccatacattgaatactaaccgacaaaggttggatttgagattactgataaacatcgttttaggcctaattaggcctaattaagttattgctcctaatctcatacatggtgttttggtgcttcgttttgCTGTTTCGTTGTTTCGATGTTtggttgtttagtaatgtccctCCAGGGACTGTTGATGGCCCATTTGCTTTATTCAAATAGCAGTATTGAGCTTTTTTTTAGAGCAATACAGCAGTTAAATGACTCTTTCTTATTTGTGACTCTCTCCATTTCATGTAGCATTGCAttcaggaggcagtgtggcccagtggttagggcgcttgccttgagatccggagttcccgggttcaagacccactctgaccactcaatgaatttgttcctggtagtccctggttcgacttcctagctgcacttgtaacTAGACAACTGGTTTGCCTCGGGCCAGTTGGCCCGGTTAacggttgttgttgttgggttctgttgtttcgttgattgtttcattggccctgaaaagcccctatggggagcggtcaattaagtatgtattaagtatgtatgtattattCTGAATCTCAGTATTTTTGCAGGATGCAGAAAGTGATGATAGTGATCCTGGTGAATACTGTGAGTTGTTCTCTGTGATTCTCTTACCGTCAAGAAATATGACAGCTAAGACAAGCTGTCTAATACTTAGACACAaacctttctttccttacatCATAGTCTTTTTTATTTATGGAAACATTTGGGTAATAAGGCAAAGGAATTCTATGCAAGAGCTCAATCTTATTATATTAAATAATTCTGGCATTGATACTGTACACTGTACTTTATTGTAGAAATCCAAGATTTCCTGAGATTTTTTTGGTATCATAAAATCAACCATTTTTTAactctttgttttgtatttaaGGCCTCCCTAACTTTAAGATCTCACCATGGtatggtttttgaaaaaccttCTCTTTATTTTTGCCAGCCATATATTCCAGAGAAGATAAACATCCTCTGACAGTCAGATTCACCAACAAAACAGGAAAGAAAGTGCAACTGTTTTGGATCAACAAAAGAGGAAGGCGAAAGAAGAAGGGAAAGATAAAGGACAGCAATTCAAAGACTGTAGATACATTTGAGACTCATGTTTTCATGGCTATGAACAGGAAACTGAGTCGTGAACCACTGTTAATCAATGGCAGTTCGTTGTTCTTTGCATTTCCTAAAAAGCAAGGCGATACACATGTGGATGTTGAAATAAGAAAACCAACAGGTACATTACTTGACATATCATTGCAACACATTTTTTTCACCTTACTGTATAATGCGATACCTTGTTAGCTGCCCTTTTGCACCTGCCTTAGCTTGCATTTGAACTTTTCATAGTTTTCAAAGTCAAAGATACTCCTTCTGggccaatagcccttttcatggttagtttttctcatttgcattacaatgtaatctaatgTGGATGCGAGGGAATTTcaggttaaaactacaaaatagcccgaaattgcctcacatacatgctagattatataaTAATTGTAATGCAAATTAGAAAAACTACTGGTAACcttgaaaagggctattgttaTGCTCAAACATCCCACTTTaacttcagtaaaaaaaaagcattctTTGGTCTTATCAGTGACAGGCAAAGCTAGTTTAAATTATTGTACATTCATCATAAGTGGTTGTTCCATTAAAGTCCTCTATCTCATGCCTCAGATCTCTTGGCACTGGGAAAAAATGGGTATTCAAAATAAGACATACTGTACATTCAAAAATTCCCACCCCACTCTGGAAAAGGTTAATTTCCCTTCATACATGTACCAGGCTTAGGTTGTTAAATGCCTCCACTTCCATCTTTATTTGAGTTCTCCATCTTTATTTGAGTTCCATCTACCCCTTCCTTGATGcaattgtttaaattaatttttattgataAACCCATCACTATGTCACCCTTTAGCAGCAAGGACATCTTTCTGTAGGGTTAACTTATTTAACTGTAGTCATGCTAATGTGGAGGGCCGCCCATTAGCTCATTGACAGTACAGCATGTATGTTAATAATTAAAGggcttttacatgtacatggtttGGATTGTTGggatgataatattattatcctCTGTTATTAATGCAGCATGGGTGGTTTGTGGGATTGAATGATGATTCGATTCTTTTCTGTCAACGCCCTTTTTGCCCTCATTTTACATTTCTGCAAATTAAGGTTCATTATTGCAGGTAAATGATAGTTCCTACTTCTGTGTTCATTTTGCAGCCAGTTCCATGGACAAACTAAAATCAGATACACATGTAACCGTTCCAGTGGAAGTGAAATTTGTGAATCGCACACGCTGCGAGGTTCAGTTAGATTGGATTACTCCACAGGGCAATAGGGACAAAAAGAAAGTGCTGCCAAGGGGCCGCTGCTGGCGAACTACCTCTTGGGAAGGTCATTGCTGGGTCTGCTGTGACCCCAGGCATAACAAGCAGTTCTTTGCATTGAATCATGGGCTGCATTACAGAGTGCAGATGACAAGGAGATTAAGGGAAAGAGTTGTGATTACTGCAGGTAGATTATTCATTTGGTAAATGAAATTGAGATATGTCAGCTCCTATCATTAAGTGACAAAAAAGTTGACCACTCCCAATTGTCTCTCAATCCTATTGGAATCTGATCATTTTGTGAGTTCCTATTAAACCTGTAGAGGAATATATTTGTCAGTTCATATGTTTTCATAATGTAGTCTCATCATTTCCACATTCTCAACTGGTACAAGATGAACTCACAATGGACCAGTTTCCTGtttgcttgatagctcagttatTGGTAGAGCCCTGTACCAGTATTGCAGAGGTCTTGGGTTGAAATCCTGTTCAATACTGAATTTCTTCAGGCTTTTTGTGGTTGCTGTGTAAGGAGCGCGTTCTTAACTGCAATGATCTGAAATCTTAACAGAATGCTTTTCACAGTTCATTTATCAAAGATATCTTTCATGTATGGTCTCTTCAGTAAAGAAATTCTGACATTTCAAAATCTGATTTGTTTGTAGACATGAAAATCTCTGGAAGCAGCAGTAGTGACGGTAGCAGTAGCAGTGATTAAAAAAGTCACTAGTGTGTTAGCCAAGATCCACAACCAGGAGTGCAAAATTATGCTATGaaatgatctttgcagttagaTAAGTAGTTGCTTATCCGGTAACTTTCATGTCCATTCTGCAGTTCAAATAAGTTATATGAAATTTAGCATGTTCTAAAAAtcgaaagaaatgtatatttgaaatgCTGGTTTTAGACGAAAGAACAATTGTCACGTTATACACAGATGAAAATTTCAGGaagcttcaacgggattcaaacccatgaccagTGCGATGCCTGAATGCAATGCACTACTCACCCGCATCGCAGGGGACACTATGAGCCCAATGGCTCAGTGacctcagttggtagagcatcgaTTGCACCAACATCGCAGAGGTGAtggattcgaatcccgttgaaactgcctgaatttctcaggtgtctatagagtgacaattgcttcaattgtccagTCTTTAGTATCAAATTACCAACGATgaagtgatatatgaaatggattatATGTTGAACTGCGGATGAtggaatcaagtgaagctatgatcctcgcagttatgaacgcaatttttgcaatggcCTAGGCTAGAGAAGCattaaaaattcaggacttcaacgggatttgaacccgtgacctctcgATACCGACGCtctaactaactgagctatgaagccactgacgttgggagctggtcatttgtgggttctcatgttcccgtgaggaatgaatcaacgatgaagtGATAGATGAAATGGAtcacatattgaactgcggatatgaaatggatcatatattgaactgcagataggatccatttcatatatcacttcattgttgattcattcctcacgggaacatgagaacccacaaatgacctgctcccaacgtcagtggcttcatagctcagttggttagagcgtcgcaccggtatcgcgaggtcactgtttctaacctcgttgaagtcttgaaattttcaggcttcgccacgcaattgcaaaaattgcgatcataactgcgaggatcatagcttcacttaaattACCTACAGTGACGAGAGATTGTGAAATCATAAAATCTACAATTAGGTAGATTACCATTCACATAACCGTTCACAAATGGAAAAAAAGGAATGCAATTAAATGCGGATTAAAATTAATGCGACTTAAAAGACCCAAATTGAATCGTAACGTAGTAAGTTGTATTCATTTTACGCCGGAGTAGCGTGAAAGTTTGTTTGGTAAATCTACAATTTGTCGACTATAATTCTAGTATTTGGTACATGCAATAATATTATGAATTTCGTCTTGGAGTACTTCTCTGAATAGTACCTtgagggcaaaaacaaaaaggaaaaaagtatGTGAAGCGTGAAGAAAAGCATACTCAACATCTGTTAGGTAATCAAAGTATCTCGAAGTTGGAAAGGAATGGACCCAACACTCGAGAGGTAGTGAGGGGAAGGTGACGTTTGAAGTCAATATTAATATTCCTTTCCCGGGGAGGCCCCCGCCAATGTGACCAGAACTCAATTCCTGGATTT
The Montipora capricornis isolate CH-2021 chromosome 10, ASM3666992v2, whole genome shotgun sequence genome window above contains:
- the LOC138022279 gene encoding uncharacterized protein; protein product: MSGPPPYGYNPPSPYGQAGQNPPPPPVQTYPQGVVPPPYGPPVAGYYPSTPSQYTGHPTPAQAAYPPAHAPPPTGYYPRTPAGAFPPATGVFPGPYPGGPPPYEGPYFGAGHQPPGGSGHFPTHPGLGPLQPQLKSVDAESDDSDPGEYSIYSREDKHPLTVRFTNKTGKKVQLFWINKRGRRKKKGKIKDSNSKTVDTFETHVFMAMNRKLSREPLLINGSSLFFAFPKKQGDTHVDVEIRKPTASSMDKLKSDTHVTVPVEVKFVNRTRCEVQLDWITPQGNRDKKKVLPRGRCWRTTSWEGHCWVCCDPRHNKQFFALNHGLHYRVQMTRRLRERVVITADMKISGSSSSDGSSSSD